In the genome of Coprothermobacter sp., one region contains:
- a CDS encoding Mg2+/Co2+ transporter: protein MSLHTRIQKSFNGHTPRLQALELLKYIGPGFLVTVGFIDPGNWASNVAAGSLYGYRLLWMVTLSTLMLILLQHNAAHLGIVTGLCISEAATKYMRPRFARLVLSSAVAASVSTALAEIMGAAIGLNLLFKLPLRIGAILVSAAVIWLLLSNGYRRIEKLIIAFVSLIGLSFLYELSLVRIPWAEVATGWVTPAIPLGSIPVIMSVLGAVVMPHNLFLHSEIIQSRQLNQKGRDVVEKQLRFEFVDTLNSMVIGWAINSSMIILAAATFFVSGTVVTELGQAQAMLRPMLGRAAAIVFGGALLMAGLSSSVTAGMAGGSIVAGMSGEPYDPSDNHTRLGIMMTLLGALLIVLVITNPFKGLILSQIALSIQLPWTIVLQILLTSNPRVMGRYVNSILDRVLLWTTTVIVSGLNVLLLVDTLRHLLR from the coding sequence ATGAGTCTGCACACACGGATCCAGAAATCATTCAACGGTCACACTCCGCGTCTTCAGGCATTGGAGCTCCTGAAGTACATTGGCCCCGGCTTTCTCGTCACCGTGGGTTTCATTGACCCCGGCAACTGGGCATCGAATGTTGCTGCAGGCTCGCTCTATGGCTACCGCCTCCTGTGGATGGTGACACTGTCGACCCTGATGCTCATCCTCCTGCAGCACAATGCCGCTCACCTGGGCATCGTCACGGGCCTGTGCATCTCCGAGGCGGCCACGAAGTACATGCGTCCCCGGTTCGCCCGCCTTGTACTGAGCTCGGCCGTTGCCGCCTCCGTCTCCACGGCCCTTGCGGAGATCATGGGTGCCGCCATCGGCCTCAACCTGCTGTTCAAGCTGCCGCTGCGTATCGGCGCCATTCTCGTGTCGGCCGCCGTCATCTGGCTCCTTCTCAGCAACGGCTACCGGCGCATCGAGAAGCTCATCATCGCATTCGTGTCGCTCATAGGGCTTTCTTTCCTGTATGAGTTGTCGCTCGTACGTATCCCGTGGGCAGAGGTTGCGACCGGATGGGTTACCCCCGCCATACCCCTGGGCTCCATTCCTGTCATCATGAGTGTCCTCGGCGCGGTCGTCATGCCGCATAACCTCTTCCTGCACAGCGAAATCATCCAGAGCCGCCAGCTGAACCAGAAGGGTAGAGACGTCGTAGAAAAGCAGCTCCGGTTCGAGTTCGTGGACACCTTGAACTCCATGGTCATCGGCTGGGCCATCAACAGCTCCATGATCATCCTTGCTGCAGCCACGTTCTTCGTCAGCGGAACCGTCGTTACAGAACTCGGACAGGCTCAGGCCATGTTGCGGCCGATGCTGGGCCGGGCAGCGGCCATCGTCTTTGGTGGAGCACTGCTCATGGCCGGCCTCTCATCGTCGGTCACCGCGGGCATGGCAGGCGGCAGTATCGTCGCCGGCATGTCCGGCGAACCTTATGATCCGTCGGACAACCACACGCGCCTGGGCATCATGATGACACTGCTTGGGGCTCTACTGATCGTGCTGGTGATCACCAACCCTTTCAAGGGCCTCATCTTAAGCCAGATAGCGCTCTCCATTCAGCTACCATGGACGATCGTCCTGCAGATCCTGCTCACCTCCAACCCGCGCGTGATGGGAAGGTACGTGAACTCCATACTCGACCGCGTGCTCCTCTGGACGACGACCGTCATCGTCAGCGGTCTCAACGTCCTGCTCCTGGTCGATACGCTTCGCCATCTCCTTCGTTAG